The DNA sequence TTCATCATTGTCATAGAGGCAAAAGTCATCTTGAGTACATTGTTCTAACTTAACTTGCTCTAAAATATCTGCTAGTGAAAAGAATTGGTGTTTACGCATGATTGCTCCTTTTATTTCTACTCACCTTCCACAAAACTAGTCAGAAAAGCCTCAAATGAAAGCCATTGACCAAAAATCTCAGCTCTTTCTTCTAAAACATAGTAGTAAACCTTGCCATAATCTTCTTCCCTTAGAGACAGAGCATAGTTTCCAGACCCAGGATCATAGGCAAAATGAAGGAGGTCTTTAGCCTGAAATCCAGCAGGAACAACCTCATCGTCAAACCAGTTGAGGGCCTTCTCCATCTCCTCTAATGAATAAAAAGCATTGAAAGGAAAGAGATGTTTGTCATCATGAACACCAGACACACAAGATTGACCACCATTGTACTTGAGATAAAAGTTTAACATGGCTTCCGGCAATTTCTTTCCAAGGTTCTCCTCAAATTGTAAAAGGTCTTCTCTTGTAATTGGCTCATTCGCATCTGTTGCTCTCAGCATAATTATCCCTCCGGTTTTTATAATCTTTCTTCTAAGACCTTGTCAATAAAGTCATAGACAGTTGCAGAAACTTTTTGCATTTCTAAAGAGCCCAAAGCACCCAAATCATTTTCATAAATGCAATCATCAGCATTTTTCTTGATAAAGTAGGCCAAATCTCCCTCTTGACCAATCATAAAGAAGTCTGGTTCATCTACTTCTATCTGATAGGTCTCATTACGCTCTAAGAGATCCTCCTTAGCATATAAACAGATACCTGAGTCACCAATCTCATAAGGATCCACTTCGTCCCATTCTGATAAAAACTGATAATAGAGGCTTGGTAACACAAATGCGAACTCATCTCTTTTCATAGCTTACCTCCACATATTCACTAAATACCAACTATGCTACTTCAAAGACCAGCCACCATCAATCGTCAGGATTTGTCCTTGCATGGCGCTTGCTTTTCCACTTGCTAAGAAAAGGCTAAGGTCTGCTACTTCCTCTGGCTCAATCCAGCGCTTGATTGGCGTTTCACTAGCCACCCAGTCAGCCAATCCACCGGGTTCAAAGTCCGTAGCAGTCATAGCTGTCTTAACAGCTCCTGGAGCGATACCAAAGACCTGAATCCCAGCTTCTGCATAGTCTAGAGCCAACTGCTTGGTGAAGCCAGCCAAGGCATGTTTGGAAGAAGTATAAGCGTGTCCACCTCCGCCAGCCAGACTCGAAGCAATCGAACACATATTGATAATGATTCCTTTTTTATTTTCCAGCATTTGTGTCAAATAATAGCGAGTCAACTCAACAGGAGTCACGTAGTTGATTTCAAAAATCTCTTGAATTTCCTGCGCTGTTTGATCCAAAAGGGGTTTGTAATCATCCAAAACTCCTGCAGTATTGCACAAAACATCCACATAAGGACACCAGTCAAAAATAGGCTCCAAGTCCAAGGTCAAATCTCTCTGTAAAAAGTGAAAATCACCCTCTAAGAGGGGATTTTCACCTTGGTCAACTCCATAAACTTGATACCCCTTCTCTAAAAAGAGTCGAGCTTGAGCCAGACCAATCCCTGAACTTACTCCCGTCATCAATACACGTCTAGTCATGGACTTCTACCCAGTCCGTCGCTAAAACATCACAAGGTGTCGGGCTCCACATGGAATAACCTTCCCCTTCTCCTGACACGTTGATGAGGAAATAAGGCGTCACTTCAAGTTCAACCCCGTTTTGTTCGATAGTGTCAAAGAGTTGGACATAGTTTTCAGCTCCTCCCCAACCAGTTCGTACATATTTTTTCTTGGCCTTTAATCCAGGCAGGATTTCTTCAAAAGTCATGGTGTTCTCCTTTAATTCTACATTCTTCAATTAATTATAACAAAAAACCGTTTTCCAACGGCTTTTTGACTGTGTCTTAGTTCAATAAAACAAATAGCTATCCAATTTTTTTTATTATTTCAGTTCAATTAATTTATTGTAGATTTTCTCAGTCAGTTCTTTCTGTTGCGTTCCTGTTAAATGGTGCGAAGTGCGAATTAATATGGTTCCATAAACATAGTGTGATCCCGGATTCAAAGCAGTTCCATCAAAAGCACTAATATAAGTATTGCGTTTCTCTGCATCTTCTTTTGTCTTATAAACCTCTATATTTCCCCCAGCATCATTACCTTTTTGAACAATATCTGAGCCTTCTACAGATTCATTCACTTGCTTGTCAACAAAATATACAGACGCTGTATACCCACCTTGTTTATTTAATTTTTTATTAGGGTCATTATCCTCCGTAACAGATTGTACTCCAGTAATTGATTCAATTTCTTTGAGTCTTTCTTCAATAAAAGAACTTGAAGGATTTGTAATTTGTTTTAATTGAAGAATGCTATTTTGATAGTGAATCAATTTTTCAGATAAATTCTTTTTTGTTTCACTATAATCTAATGGTTGACTTAATTCTTCAATTTGCTTCTCAATCTTAGCAGTCGCTTTCTCCATTTCTGGTACTTTACGAAGTGAATCTTTGCTATCCTTTATAGTTGATTTCAATTCTTCCAATGTCTTAGAATCAAGAGGTTCTTCATTATTCTCAATAACCTTTTCAGCCTCAGCTATTTGATCTTCAACTTCTTTATTTTTTTCATTTAAATCCTTTACTACATCTTCAAACTTAGTCACAGCAGCTTGATGTGGCGCATAGGACAAGAAATAGTAGCCCAGACCAGAAATTCCTATGATGAGACACATTGACAATATCATTATTTTTTTCTTCATTTCAATCTCCAAAAAGTATTTAACATCTTCACAATTTTACTATAATACATCAAAACAAGCAACAAAAAAACCGTTTTCCAACGGCTTTTTGACTGTATATCTACTAAATTCTTCCTACCACTGCAATCCAGCTTCTCTGATTTCTTTCTTAGAAGCAAATTTACCATTTGGTCTGTGCCATCTCCCTTTTCTATCTCTGAAGTAGCCACCTGAATTTGTTGATTGCGAGTTTGATTCCTGGCTTTCTTCCTTTTCTTGTGCGGCTTGGCGAGCTTTTTCTTGCTCTTCTTCTTTTGCTTTCTTTTCAGCTGCTTCTTTTTCCTCAGCCTCTTTCTTGGCTTTTTCCTCAGCTTCCTTCTTGGCTTTTTCCTCAGCTTCCTTCTTAGCCTTTTCTTTTATCTTTGCATCTTCAACTGTATTTTTGGCAGTACCATCCAAATAGTTGATTTCCGCATTAGCTGAAACATTGTCTAGAATAACATGCGTCACAGAATACTGATCAACCTTTTCCTTACTACCACCCAACTTAATCTCCAAGAGTTTACCATTTTCATCAATTCCCACATACTGTAATTCAATTTGTCTCGGAATTAATTCATCTTTTTGATAGATTGGGGTCACCTTATAATCAAGATAGTAGTTTGGGTGATTGGCCAACCAGGAGTCCAATCGATTTTCATAGTAAAGCATGCTTTCTTGATTAGTGTTATCTGTTCCAGAATAATTTCCAGCATTGAGCCAGTTAGTCATCGGAACCAAGTTTTTCTTTTCATCATTCAATCCACTAAACTGGTACCCAATCAAATGACCTCGATTCATTAACCATGCCTTTTTAGAACCATCTCCATAGTAAAAATTATAGTTATGCCAACCAACCGGGTTATAACTTATCTTAGGCTCTCTCTTCTCATTTGGCTCATCTCTGTCCTTAAGTTGAATATGAGCACCCGTTGCGCGTGATTTAGAATCCAATTCTCCAAGTTCTAGCTGCTTTTCATTTTTAAAAGGCAAAAGTCCAGCTTCTTTAAACAACTTCTCATCGAACTTAATTTGCTTCTGTTCAATTTTTTCTTCTGGAACCTTTGATTCTACCTTATGTCCAGAACAAGCAACTAGTGTTGTGATCGAAAGCAAGGCAATTGAGAAAGATAGTAGCTTTTTCATAAAAATCTCCTTTATTTTTATATAGTGATTAGATTAATATCCCCTCTTTCATTCTACTATCATTTTGTTAATTATTCAAGAATAAAGAGACTGTTATCATACTATTTCTCCTCCAATAACTAAAACAAAAACGATAACCACTTTTCAGTAGTTACCGTCAAGTTCTTTTGATTAGTCTTTCCCACCAAGTTTGCTGTTGATGGTCATCATGATGCTGGCTATTTTCTCACCCCAGTATGGATCGGAAGCATAGCGAACATTCATTCCTGTTGCCTTGTTTCCAAGGTGGTCTCTGCCATAGTCAATGTAATTCTCACGAATCCACTTGGCCGCTCCGAGAATCCCTTTGTCCACATCATCAAAGCTCTTAGCTGAAAGATATGGGCTAGTATCATAAGCCGCAATACCAAAGAAGTTGTTCTTATCTCTGGCAATTTGACTGCGTCCCCATGAACTTTCAAGAGCGCTATGAGCCATCAAGTAAAGGGCATTGACACCATAGCGTTCCTCAGCTTCTTTGAAAGTCGCTCCTTTACCCGCAAGAGGACTATCC is a window from the Streptococcus oralis genome containing:
- a CDS encoding SMI1/KNR4 family protein; its protein translation is MLRATDANEPITREDLLQFEENLGKKLPEAMLNFYLKYNGGQSCVSGVHDDKHLFPFNAFYSLEEMEKALNWFDDEVVPAGFQAKDLLHFAYDPGSGNYALSLREEDYGKVYYYVLEERAEIFGQWLSFEAFLTSFVEGE
- a CDS encoding 3-oxoacyl-ACP reductase — its product is MTRRVLMTGVSSGIGLAQARLFLEKGYQVYGVDQGENPLLEGDFHFLQRDLTLDLEPIFDWCPYVDVLCNTAGVLDDYKPLLDQTAQEIQEIFEINYVTPVELTRYYLTQMLENKKGIIINMCSIASSLAGGGGHAYTSSKHALAGFTKQLALDYAEAGIQVFGIAPGAVKTAMTATDFEPGGLADWVASETPIKRWIEPEEVADLSLFLASGKASAMQGQILTIDGGWSLK
- a CDS encoding DUF2829 domain-containing protein produces the protein MTFEEILPGLKAKKKYVRTGWGGAENYVQLFDTIEQNGVELEVTPYFLINVSGEGEGYSMWSPTPCDVLATDWVEVHD
- a CDS encoding EbhA: MKKKIMILSMCLIIGISGLGYYFLSYAPHQAAVTKFEDVVKDLNEKNKEVEDQIAEAEKVIENNEEPLDSKTLEELKSTIKDSKDSLRKVPEMEKATAKIEKQIEELSQPLDYSETKKNLSEKLIHYQNSILQLKQITNPSSSFIEERLKEIESITGVQSVTEDNDPNKKLNKQGGYTASVYFVDKQVNESVEGSDIVQKGNDAGGNIEVYKTKEDAEKRNTYISAFDGTALNPGSHYVYGTILIRTSHHLTGTQQKELTEKIYNKLIELK
- a CDS encoding DNA/RNA non-specific endonuclease, translating into MKKLLSFSIALLSITTLVACSGHKVESKVPEEKIEQKQIKFDEKLFKEAGLLPFKNEKQLELGELDSKSRATGAHIQLKDRDEPNEKREPKISYNPVGWHNYNFYYGDGSKKAWLMNRGHLIGYQFSGLNDEKKNLVPMTNWLNAGNYSGTDNTNQESMLYYENRLDSWLANHPNYYLDYKVTPIYQKDELIPRQIELQYVGIDENGKLLEIKLGGSKEKVDQYSVTHVILDNVSANAEINYLDGTAKNTVEDAKIKEKAKKEAEEKAKKEAEEKAKKEAEEKEAAEKKAKEEEQEKARQAAQEKEESQESNSQSTNSGGYFRDRKGRWHRPNGKFASKKEIREAGLQW